CCGGTATGGTGGGTATTCAGGAACAGTAACCCGAGTGCTCTTGTGAGTATGAGCCGTGACGGACAACTGCTGACGAGCCTTCTGGAGCGATGGGGATATACCGTGGTGCGTGGCTCGTCGTCGAAAGGTGGTAATGAAGCACTCGACGCAATGGTACGGCTGGCATCAGAGTCTCTGGTGCTTGTAACGCCGGACGGTCCACGGGGTCCGCGCTGCACGGCAAAGGCGGGCGCTGCGATAGCTGCACAGAGATCGGGTACACCGCTGTTTCCGGTGCGGACGCTGGTAGGGTGGAAGTGGACGTTTAAACGGTCATGGGATAGGTTTGTACTTCCCTTGCCGTTTGCCGTTGTTACGGTCGAGGTGGGGGATCCGATAGAAATTCCGGCGGATGCTAACCATGCCTCAATCAACATGATCATTCAACACCTTTCACAAGAATTGGGCACATGCTAAACCAATTGAGTAAGTTGTATGGCTGGATTGTGGAGCGCAGAAATCGTGCTTTTGATACGGGAACGCATGCACTGATCCGAGTGTCGGTTCCGGTGATATCAGTGGGGAACCTTACTACGGGGGGGACTGGCAAGACGCCGGTGGTACAGGAAGTAGTGCGGATGATACAGTCATTAGGTCATGCTCCTGCAGTGGTTATGCGCGGGTATAACAGAGCATCGAAAGGCCTTAGAGTTGTTCATGATGGAACCGGCATACGGGGAACGGTGATGGAAAGCGGCGATGAGGCGTGGATGCACGCTACGGAACTAAGCGTTCCTGTTGTTGTGTGTAACGATAAAGCAGAAGCTGCCCGATATGCAGCGGCCGAGTTACCGTGCGATTGTATGGTGGTTGACGATGGATTTCAGCACAGGCATCTATATCGCAATGTGAACATCGTACTTGTAGATGCGAATACACTTCATGACACACTTCTCCCGGCAGGACACCTTCGGGAACCAATACGGAATATTGCACGTGCAAACGTTGTGCTTTGTTCCAACGGCGTGGGTGCTGACGTAGTTCGTGAACACTGTACTCCGGATACACTGATATCTACAGTTGATTTTATTGCACAACTCAGTGAACTGCATGGCAAGAGAGTAATCTGCGTAAGTGGAATTGCCAATCCGGAGCGGTTCGAGAACAGCGTTGCTAATAATGGAGCAGAGATTATAAAAATAGTTAGATACCCGGACCACCACTGGTATAACAAGGGAGAAGCAGATACCCTCCTAAAGTATGCAGTTTTTCACAAGGCCGCAATTGTAACTACTCATAAGGACGCAGTAAAGCTTGCAAAAGCCGAAAAGATGTTCAGGGATTCCGGGATTGAATATCTGGTCTTGCCTGTGGTAGCCAGAATCGAAAAACAACGTGAACTGAAAAACCTAATTGCCTCACATTTCAACAATTACACCCAACATGAAAATTGCAATCAGTAAAGGCTCGGGGTCCGAAAAATATTCACTCTACGGTACGTGGCTGAAAACCGCTAATCAGGATGTAGAACTTGTTGACCTGAATGGGAAAACACCCGAACAGGCAGCGGAAACTCTCGAAACTATGTCGGGATTACTTCTCACCGGCGGGCCCGACGTGCACCCCGGGCATTATGGTAAGCCCGAGTTTGAAAGTATGTGTGCTGAAATTAATGCCGAAAGAGATGAACTTGAACTGGCTCTTGTTCATAAAGCGGTAGAACTGCAGCTTCCGATACTTGGCATTTGCAGAGGACTGCAAGTTCTGAATACCGCGTTTGGAGGAACACTGATAGCAGACATTCCTACACAGCATGCACCGGCAGTTGCCAATCCGGTAGAACACCGCAGAATTATGGATGCAGACAGTACGCATCATATCGAGGTTCAGCCTGGATCGATAATTCGCAGGTTGGCTGGAACTATGGACGGAGTAGTAAACAGCGCCCATCACCAGGCTATCGATGCGATAGCAAATTTGTTTACGGCATCTGCTATATCCCCGGATGGTATTGTTGAAGCAATCGAATGGGGTGATGCCACGCTGGGAGGTAAGCCGTTTCTACTGGCAGTTCAGTGGCATCCCGAGCGTATGGACTACAACTCGGTGTTTAGTATGCCCATTGCCAAACACTTTACAAATGAAGTTCAGGCGTTTCACCTTTTGTTCAGATAGAACACCTCGGCCTGTAAACCAGTTGTGAACGTGGTTGGCTGACCAAGCTTGTAAGTATCCCAGAATGCAGCGCTAAGTGTAAGCCATGGAAGCATACCGTAACGCAACGACAGTAGTACTCTGCTCCCACTACCCGTGGCAGCCACTATCCGTGGCAAGCCGGGCAGCGGATACTCCAGCATATAGGGTGCCACACCGATCGTTTGGGAGCGGAATACCGTGGTTCGAAGACTCATACGTAAACGTTCAGCAGGCTGGTAAACAGTCTCAGCAAAGCCGGCCAAACCTGTCTGCGGATAACGTCCGCCTGAAAACGATAAATGCTGATACTCACAACGGACAATGAACCGCAGCTGCTCCGTAAGGTTAGCACCAAGCTGCCATCGTGTGGTAAAACGTCGTGCTGTGTGCATCATACGTCGTGATGTGAAGTCAGGGCGCCATCCTTCGTCGCTTCCGTTATAACGGATTCGTGCCGATGCCTGAAAGCCCTTCCCAAGCCGGTACGTAATATCCGTAAGCAGAGTGACTCCTGCTGAGGGCATGGGGCGGGAATAGGATGGTGCAAGTATGCGGTAAACGTCAACCATTGTTTCTGCCGCCAGCCCCTTCCCGCTTGAATAACGGTAGCCAAGGGCAATCCCTGCCTCGTTGCCGAGTGCAGAGAGTGTACTAACCGGCGAGGCATACGGGTTGCGAATATCAGGGTGCGCATAACGGGCGCACAGCATTACTTCACCAGATTTTATGGGGATTCCGGCAATAACCATCATCGCCAACCGCAGACTATCGTCAGCCGCAAGCTCGGCAGCAATGGTATAGCGGGAGTCGGTAACGCTCATCACTGCCGAGGCAATGATACGCTGACCTTGTGGTATGATGCGCATTGAGGTGGATGTAGAGGGCGCGTTGTACCGAGCATGTTGCACAAATACTCCCAATGCGTTATTCATAAAATTCGATACTATGCCCGAGGCAAGAATACTTTCAGTTCTGCCACCCAGTGTTTGCCGAGAATACGCTGCAACAGCATGGAACCCCACCGCGCCAGCCTCAATTGTGCCTTTCATGGCAACACCGGTAAGCGCTCCATCGGTGATGCTGCTTGACCATGGACGGATGCGCGGCTGAATACTGTAGCCTGAGGCTTTCGAAACCACGGATCTGCCAAAGGTGCTTCCCGATCCCAATACTAACCCAAGTCCGCCGGCAACAGCCAGGCGGCCTGCACCAATACTGACGGCTCCGATATCGGCAACAACCCAACCAGAAGAGAGTGTGCTGGTCTGCTGTTGGCGGATAATACCGCCAGCACGGCCATACGCCGAAGCTACGTTAATCCGCGTCAGTGCGTCGGCGTCGCTGCCAGTGGTGCGCAGTGCTCGTGTGGTATGGTGAATACCGGTAATGAATGGCTCACAGCTACAGTCAAACGTAGTACATAAAAAGAGCAGCGTTCGTTGATCTTCGGACAGACATGCCTGGTTACAAAGTTCGTCAAGATCGATTATACCGTTTTTTACGGATTGAGTGATCCGCGATGCAGTGGACCGGTTGATACCCGGGATGATGGTAAGGCTGACCGCCGTAGCACACGGCAGGCATAAGGGTTGGCTGCGTAACTGCTCTACAACATCGATAACCGGTGCAGCCCAGTCGTCCCCCGCAAGATCATCAAGCTGTGCCAGCACTGATACCACTTGGGAACACAAGAAAACTGCTAGCGGTAGTAACCGTATCATAGCTCTACCACAAGCTGAGACACAAAGCCTGAATGAAGGTATCGGGTAAGCTGGAACGCCATGACCGGAGATTCAATGACGGACAGTCTGACCCCAATGCTAAACGCAAGGGGCTCTGTTTGAAGTGCAAGCCGCACCGAAGCTGCATCGGGGAGCGGTGTTAGTACGGCAAGTACAAGCGAAGGGGGCTGAGCCGGCGAGATACAAAGGTTAATGGCGGCTGAAACATCGTCAGACATACCAATGCCCGTTGTTAGAATACGTGGCTGGGAGCGTCCGGCAGATGAGTATGACAATAAGCCGGCTGCCTGTACTGACAGGAAGAAAACCGAGTCCAGATCAATTCGGGATTGTATCCCTACATCCGTCTGCTGAATTGCAGTGAAGCCCGTGGCGCCCTGTACCGAAAAACGTGTACGTACTGCAAGCGTGAAGCGGTGTGTAACGGGAATCAAACGAATTCCATACGCCGCGATATCCGTCCACCCGCCGCCTGAGCCCCCTTCCAAAATAAATGTATAATCAGCCCAGGGTAATAAGACTCCGCCATACGACAGGTTGGCAACACCGAACGGAGCCGGTACTGCCTGAAATCCTGCTGCTGTCGCAGGCAGAGTATAACAGCCCTGAATATCGAAAATGCTGACAGATGTTGCCCCCGTGCAGTCATACAATACTGGTTGCACCTGTGCGATTGATGAGGAGCAGTGCAAAAAGCTGCAGAACAGCGGTAGTACTCTGCGTAAGTTAGTACCGAAGAACATAAGGACGAGGTATGAAAAGTTTAATCAGCATTGTATGTATGGTAGTAGCCATTACCCTGACCGACGTGACGTATGCTCAGGAACTGGCGGCCACGGTTACCGTGGATATATCGCAGCTGCAGATGGATGATAAGGTTGATGTCCGCACCATGGAAGCCGACGTGCGCGAGTACCTGAACAATCAGCGGTATTCGCGGCAGGACTGGGAGGGTCCGCGCATTCCGGTATCGGTTGGGATCTTTCTTACAGGCAAGCAGGCCAACGTATATACGGCGCGGCTGACGATAGTGAGCACGCGGCTGTTGGCTGACGACTCTTCGCGAGGTACACCGTTACTGCGGGTGTACGATGCTGACTGGCAGTTCCAGTACAGCTTTAGTCCGGCCTTATCGTTTCAGTCTATGCGATATGACGAGTTTACAAGTCTGCTGGACTTTTACATGCTGATAGCCATTGGGCTGGATATGGACACGTACAGCGATCTTGGAGGAGACAATTGCTTTATTGATGCAAAGCAGATTGCACAGCTGGGCAATGCCAAGGGCATTAGCCAGTTCTCGTCAACCTACGAACCCGGCCACTTTACCCGAATGGCACTTATTTCGGAATTAACGGATCCGCGATACCAGCAGTTACGGCGTTACTTTTACGACTACCATCTGGCGGTTGACGAATTTGCTGTGACACCTGAAAAGGGCCGAACGCTCATGGTGCAGGCTATTAATGATATTGACGATTTCAGGCGCAATTCAATTTCAAACAGATCTGTTCTACTTCAGTCGTTCTTCAATGCAAAAGCAGGTGAGTTGGCAGAGATGTTTAAGGGGATAAAAAATTCACCTGTCTGGCAAGTGCTGATGTCGCTCGATCCCAGCAATACGCAGCTATACGAAAGTGCCCGGAGCGGACGGTAGGGTGCATGAGCCATACGCAACGCACACACGAGCATTACATGCGCATGGCACTGGAGCTGGCTCGCGAAGCATTTGAAGCCGGCGAAGTACCGGTTGGTTGTGTGATCGTCCGTGACGGTACGATATTGGGATCCGGATTTAACCGGGTTCAGCAGTTGGCAAATCCAACGCATCACGCCGAAATCGAAGCTCTTAACCAGGCATGCAGCACCGTAGGGGAAAAAGTTTTGAAAGGGGCTACGGCATACGTAACCCTTGAACCGTGCGTAATGTGTGCCGGTGCCCTTGTGCTTGCCAAGGTCGAAACCGTTGTGTATGCGGCACATGACCCCAAGACCGGTGCTGTGAGGTCGGTGTATGAATTACTGGACAGTCCAGAAGCTAACCATCAGTGCATCGTTCGAAGCGGCGTGCTTGCCAGCGAGAGCTCGGCATTGCTGACGACGTTCTTTGAGCAGCGTCGCGCCGACCAGGCAACCGCAGCCGTGAGTACCGGGGATGGTAGGATTACACCGGCTGAAACCGGAATGCTTGTGTTGATTCCGACGCCAATTGGTAATCTGGCCGACATTACCAGGCGGGCTTTAGACACCCTCTCGTCCTGTAAAATTATTCTATGCGAAGACACTCGGAGAACCGGCAATCTGCTCCGTTCGTACGGCATTGGCGGAGCACGACTGGTGAGCAACTTTGAACAAAACGAGAAGGCACGTGCGCAGGAGATTGTTGATTGGGTTCGCAACGGGATTACGGTAGGCCTGGTGTCGGACGCCGGGATGCCGGGTATCAGTGATCCCGGTTTCCGGGCGGTTCAGGCCTGTATTTCGGCCAGATGCAGTGTTGTTGCCCTTCCCGGACCATCGGCAGCAATAACAGCACTTGCAGCCTCGGGATTACCAACTGACAGGTTCTTTTTTGCCGGGTTTCTGCCACAGAAAAAGGGGAGGATGTCAGTGTTGCAGAAGATGCTATGTCGGGAAGAAACCTGTATTCTTTACGAAAGCCCGCATCGGATTGAAAAACTCCTGATCGAAATTGCAGAATGTGGCTCGGCTGACAGGCAAATCGTAATTGCTCGTGAACTGAGTAAGGTTCATGAGGAATATATTCGTGGTATGGTTTCGGAAGTTCTTGCTACTGTTCGCAGTCGGAATTCGTTAAAAGGCGAATGTGTAGTGGTGCTCCAGGGAGCAGGGACACCGGATTGATAAACGGGCTTTGATTTTAACCACGTACAGCAACGATGTTTATATCATTTGAAGGAATTGACGGAAGCGGTAAAAGCACGCAGCTAATCCTGTTACGGGAATGGCTGCAGGAACGTGGGTACAAAGTGGTTTCAGTGCGTGAACCGGGTGCTACCGCCCTGTCCGAAGATATCAGAGCCATACTGCTGAGCAATGCCCGCCAAATCACGAACACCGCAGAGCTTCTTTTATTCTCTGCGGCCCGTGCCCAGCTTGTAGAAAGGGTCATCGTCCCTGAATTAGAGGCTGGCTCGTTTGTGCTGTGTGACCGCTTTGCAGACTCCACAACAGCCTACCAGGGTTACGGCAGGCAGTTGAGTTTAACCGATGTGGACGTCTGTAACAGAGTAGCCACTCGCGGAGTCAAGCCAGAAATAACCTACTTTATTGACGTCCCCTATGCCGAAGCCCAAACCCGGATGCAGTTTCATGCCGATGCCGGTGAACCCGATAGAATGGAGCGAAGCGGTGCTGCGTTTTTCGAGCGGGTGCGGACCGGGTATCTGGAGTTAGCCCGACAGGAACCCAAGCGGTTTGTGCTGATTAACGGGATGCTGGAACGAACTCAAATCCATCATGAAATTATTCAGCACCTAAAACCGTATCTGCAAAACATCAAGAAGCCGGTTTAAGTTCCGTAAATTACAGGCTCTGTCACATATTCAATATCACATGATGAAGCTTTTTTTTGTTGGTATTATCGCTCTGGCTGTAACCACACTGTGTTCGACAGCAGGAACAACTCACGAAGTAGATATTAATTCCGTGCTGCGTCCCATTCGCACTGCGTATATGGATGACATGGTGCAGGATAACCACTTTGCACAGCCATATTACGTGCAGATTGATGCTGCAAACAGCGTTTTTGCTGCCTCGTACCAGCACCTGCTGGTTCATAACGTTCCTGTTCCACCGTACGGAACGGCAACGCTTGCACTCGAGGCTACTCGACCGGTTTTTGATGCACGGTCCACAATTCTGATTGCCACAAAAAACGGTAAGGTGCCGTTAAAAGTACGTCCGGTTTATTCGTATAAAGGACAAATCGTGGGGGAGCCCGGGTCGAGTGTTTCGCTGCATTACAGCACCGATGGCGACATTACCGGCTTCATCACTCATGCAAACGGTGAGCGCACGGTAGTTGGGAAAGCTCCGGAATACCGTGCTGGAACCAACGAAATTCCCCATGTGTTTCAGGCTGAGTCTGCTGGCGCCCTAAGTCCGGTACTCGACAATTTTATTTGCGGTTCGGATGAGTTGCCTTTTGATGCTAAAGAGGCACTTGAGCACATGGATATGCCAACATCGCAAAAAGGTGAATCGGTGCAGGCAATGGTCCTTAAACAGCTAACGCTTGCTCTGGTACTTCGTGAAGATGTTGATAGTGCCCTGAAACGTCAGGGCCTGAATGACGAGCAAATCGTACAACATTTTGCCAAGATTGTTGCCGCTATGTCGCAGGCTTACGAGCAGGAGCTTGGGGCACACATGTACATAGGTTACATGGAAGTTTACACCACTGAAGCACCGTCAGGGTTCTTGTATGACGGCAAGGATCCGGGAAAACTCCTTGATGAGTTCAGTGAATTATGGTCGGGTGCCTACTCGAGCATCGATCGCGTCGTAGCCCATTTGTACACAATTAAGAAGCCTGTTCAGGGCATGTACGTTGGTGGCATTGCCTACGGCGGTCAGGCAGGTTCGCGCTTATGCGTTAAAGATCACCGTGGCGGATACGGTGTTAGCACTCTTGACCTCCGGGCTAATGAAACCATCCCTGGAGCAGCCGCTAACAGAAATGCCTTTGTGTGGGATGTGTTTGTGGCGGCACACGAGATCGGACATAATGTAGGCGCACCGCACGGGCATAGCTGCTACTGGAGCCCGCCTCTGGACACCTGTCAGCTGCAGAGCGATGGCACTGATGCATGCTACAACAACCCGGCGTTACGCCGTGTTCGTCCCGGTACCATCATGAGCTACTGTCACCTGGTGAACGGCTCCAGTACCCCGCTTGAATTTGGTACACGCGCTTCGGAACGGATGCGCACATGGATTGATGCCTCGTGCATGCAGGCTGTTACCGAGCCGCTGGTCA
This is a stretch of genomic DNA from Ignavibacteria bacterium. It encodes these proteins:
- a CDS encoding gamma-glutamyl-gamma-aminobutyrate hydrolase family protein, which encodes MKIAISKGSGSEKYSLYGTWLKTANQDVELVDLNGKTPEQAAETLETMSGLLLTGGPDVHPGHYGKPEFESMCAEINAERDELELALVHKAVELQLPILGICRGLQVLNTAFGGTLIADIPTQHAPAVANPVEHRRIMDADSTHHIEVQPGSIIRRLAGTMDGVVNSAHHQAIDAIANLFTASAISPDGIVEAIEWGDATLGGKPFLLAVQWHPERMDYNSVFSMPIAKHFTNEVQAFHLLFR
- the tmk gene encoding dTMP kinase, with the translated sequence MFISFEGIDGSGKSTQLILLREWLQERGYKVVSVREPGATALSEDIRAILLSNARQITNTAELLLFSAARAQLVERVIVPELEAGSFVLCDRFADSTTAYQGYGRQLSLTDVDVCNRVATRGVKPEITYFIDVPYAEAQTRMQFHADAGEPDRMERSGAAFFERVRTGYLELARQEPKRFVLINGMLERTQIHHEIIQHLKPYLQNIKKPV
- a CDS encoding DUF4835 family protein: MKSLISIVCMVVAITLTDVTYAQELAATVTVDISQLQMDDKVDVRTMEADVREYLNNQRYSRQDWEGPRIPVSVGIFLTGKQANVYTARLTIVSTRLLADDSSRGTPLLRVYDADWQFQYSFSPALSFQSMRYDEFTSLLDFYMLIAIGLDMDTYSDLGGDNCFIDAKQIAQLGNAKGISQFSSTYEPGHFTRMALISELTDPRYQQLRRYFYDYHLAVDEFAVTPEKGRTLMVQAINDIDDFRRNSISNRSVLLQSFFNAKAGELAEMFKGIKNSPVWQVLMSLDPSNTQLYESARSGR
- a CDS encoding DUF374 domain-containing protein codes for the protein MMKSLTTAMGVFLLTAVASTWRIRLPKPLPGPNGVVAFWHGTMLPVWWVFRNSNPSALVSMSRDGQLLTSLLERWGYTVVRGSSSKGGNEALDAMVRLASESLVLVTPDGPRGPRCTAKAGAAIAAQRSGTPLFPVRTLVGWKWTFKRSWDRFVLPLPFAVVTVEVGDPIEIPADANHASINMIIQHLSQELGTC
- the lpxK gene encoding tetraacyldisaccharide 4'-kinase, which produces MLNQLSKLYGWIVERRNRAFDTGTHALIRVSVPVISVGNLTTGGTGKTPVVQEVVRMIQSLGHAPAVVMRGYNRASKGLRVVHDGTGIRGTVMESGDEAWMHATELSVPVVVCNDKAEAARYAAAELPCDCMVVDDGFQHRHLYRNVNIVLVDANTLHDTLLPAGHLREPIRNIARANVVLCSNGVGADVVREHCTPDTLISTVDFIAQLSELHGKRVICVSGIANPERFENSVANNGAEIIKIVRYPDHHWYNKGEADTLLKYAVFHKAAIVTTHKDAVKLAKAEKMFRDSGIEYLVLPVVARIEKQRELKNLIASHFNNYTQHENCNQ
- the rsmI gene encoding 16S rRNA (cytidine(1402)-2'-O)-methyltransferase, whose translation is MLVLIPTPIGNLADITRRALDTLSSCKIILCEDTRRTGNLLRSYGIGGARLVSNFEQNEKARAQEIVDWVRNGITVGLVSDAGMPGISDPGFRAVQACISARCSVVALPGPSAAITALAASGLPTDRFFFAGFLPQKKGRMSVLQKMLCREETCILYESPHRIEKLLIEIAECGSADRQIVIARELSKVHEEYIRGMVSEVLATVRSRNSLKGECVVVLQGAGTPD